One window of the Acinetobacter equi genome contains the following:
- a CDS encoding GNAT family N-acetyltransferase, producing the protein MPITVHPKTSIENEDVRNQLERLYDTSPEFSDGKDAIEQLEQNLSQYTLLYTAEFNTRIIGAIWCTGQGESKTLENIVVHPANRGRGVADRLVSEVCRMEEIKGVKVFEPGCGAIYRCLSKLGKI; encoded by the coding sequence ATGCCTATTACCGTACATCCTAAAACTTCCATTGAAAACGAAGACGTTCGTAATCAACTTGAGCGACTCTATGATACTAGCCCTGAATTTAGCGATGGAAAAGATGCCATTGAGCAATTAGAGCAGAATCTTTCACAGTATACCTTACTTTATACTGCAGAATTTAATACGAGAATTATTGGTGCAATTTGGTGTACAGGGCAAGGAGAGAGTAAAACTTTGGAAAATATAGTGGTTCATCCTGCCAATCGCGGGCGCGGTGTTGCAGATCGTTTGGTTTCTGAAGTATGCAGAATGGAAGAAATTAAAGGTGTAAAAGTATTTGAACCAGGTTGTGGTGCTATTTATCGTTGTCTTTCGAAGCTAGGAAAAATTTGA